Part of the Halalkalibacter krulwichiae genome is shown below.
CAGCTAACATAGATGCCCATTCAATTCCTATCACTCCACCGCCAACAATTAATATCGAAGAAGGCAAAGCTTCTAATTCTAACGCATGATCTGAAGTTAAGACATACTGGCCATCAGCTTCTAAACCTGGCAACGCCCTTGGAGAAGAGCCAGTTGCTATAAGGACATATTGAGGGATCAGCATCGTATTTTCTTGTCCATCCGTTCTTTCAATGGAAATCGTTCCAGGTGTCGGTGAAAAAATCGAAGGCCCAAGAATTCTGCCAGTTCCTTCAAAGACATCGATCTTTCCTTTTTTCATTAGATGTTGAACCCCTCGATGTAACTGTTCAACGATTGATCGCTTTCTCTCTTGGACTTTACTAAAGTTCAGTTGAACATTACTCGTAATAACTCCAAAATCCTCAGAGCGTTTCGCTGCCGAAAAAACTTCCGCACTACGGAGCAACGCTTTACTTGGAATACAGCCTTTATGTAAGCATGTTCCTCCAAGCTTTTCCTTCTCAACAACAGCTACTCTCATACCATGTTGCGCTGCCCTAATAGCTGCTACATACCCTCCTGTACCTGCTCCTAGAATAACAAGATCATATTCTTCAGCCATTTCACCTTCTCCTCCTAACTGCGACTCATCCTTTTCTTATCTACGAGATAAAATATGTTGTCCGTTCTGTAGAAACTGCCTGCGTGATCTTCTCATTCTCTCGATTCGCTCTTCTGCCATACGATCAGCAGCCTTAAAAGTCGGAATTTGATCACGTTTAGATATTTCAATAACCTTCTCAATATTTTGATATATACCTTCTACCTTCTTTAAGGCTCGTTCACTATTGTATCCATTTAACTCATCTGCAACGTTAATCACTCCACCAGCATTGATAACATAATCGGGAGCATAGACAATTCCCATCTCATGAATCAGGCTACCATGGCGCTCTTCTTTCAATTGATTGTTAGCAGCTCCAGCAATCACCTTCGCTTTAAGTTGTGGGATCGTTTGATCATTAATGATAGCCCCAAGTGCACACGGGGCAAAAATATCACATTCCACACCATATATATCATTTACATCAACCGCTTTTGCGTTAAAATCATTCACTGCACGTTGAACAGATTCTTTATGAATATCCGTTACAATTAAATTCGCTCCATCTTTATGCAAATGTTTGCATAAATTATAAGCAACATTACCAACACCTTGAACAGCGATGGTTTTACCTGCTAAGTCATCAGTCCCAAATGCTTCTTTTGCTGCAGCCTTCATTCCAACATAGACACCATAAGCAGTTACAGGTGATGGATTCCCTGATGAGCCGAATGCAGGAGAGATACCTGTTACATAATCTGTTTCTTCATAGATAGTATCCATGTCTTGAACCGTTGTTCCCACATCTTCCGCTGTAATATAACGTCCATTCAACCCTTGTATATAGCGTCCGAAGGCTCTAAACATCTCTTCATTCTTATCTTTACGCGGGTCACCGATAATGACTGTTTTTCCTCCACCTAAATTCAAGCCAGCAGCTGCATTTTTATATGTCATTCCTTTTGCTAGACGAAGAGCATCTTCAAATGCATCTGCTTCTGAATC
Proteins encoded:
- the bcd gene encoding branched-chain amino acid dehydrogenase; this encodes MELFSYMENYDYEQVVVCQDKLSGLKAIIAIHDTTLGPALGGTRMWMYDSEADAFEDALRLAKGMTYKNAAAGLNLGGGKTVIIGDPRKDKNEEMFRAFGRYIQGLNGRYITAEDVGTTVQDMDTIYEETDYVTGISPAFGSSGNPSPVTAYGVYVGMKAAAKEAFGTDDLAGKTIAVQGVGNVAYNLCKHLHKDGANLIVTDIHKESVQRAVNDFNAKAVDVNDIYGVECDIFAPCALGAIINDQTIPQLKAKVIAGAANNQLKEERHGSLIHEMGIVYAPDYVINAGGVINVADELNGYNSERALKKVEGIYQNIEKVIEISKRDQIPTFKAADRMAEERIERMRRSRRQFLQNGQHILSRR